In a single window of the Campylobacter fetus subsp. testudinum 03-427 genome:
- the tatD gene encoding ssDNA/RNA exonuclease, 3' - 5' specific (bifunctional~Pfam match to PF01026.17 TatD_DNase), translated as MIIDTHCHLDDERYDEDLDAVLENAFKNGIKKIIIPGADINDLPKACKIANSYENLYFCVGVHPYEVERYDKSRLEAFANDEKCIAVGECGLDYFRLPESGVLEYKNRQKEVFIDQIKLACELKKPLVVHIRDANEDSLNILKEYQNDLVGGVLHCFNASPILLELSDKFYYGIGGVLTFKNSKKLVEILPKIPKNRLIIETDGPYLTPEPHRGSRNEPVFTNYVAKKMADILNLKKEEVEEMTTKNAQKLFNI; from the coding sequence ATGATTATAGATACACACTGTCATCTTGATGATGAGAGATATGACGAGGATCTAGACGCTGTTCTTGAAAATGCATTTAAAAATGGTATAAAAAAAATAATAATTCCGGGCGCTGATATTAATGATTTACCAAAAGCTTGTAAAATAGCAAATAGTTATGAAAATTTATATTTTTGCGTTGGCGTTCATCCTTATGAAGTAGAAAGATATGATAAAAGTCGTTTAGAGGCGTTTGCAAACGATGAGAAATGCATAGCTGTAGGTGAGTGCGGGCTTGATTATTTCAGGCTTCCTGAGTCTGGAGTTTTGGAGTATAAAAACAGACAAAAAGAAGTTTTCATAGATCAGATAAAGTTAGCTTGTGAGCTTAAAAAGCCTCTTGTAGTGCATATAAGAGATGCTAATGAAGATAGTTTAAATATATTAAAAGAGTATCAAAATGATCTTGTAGGCGGAGTTTTGCATTGTTTTAATGCAAGTCCGATTTTGCTTGAATTGAGCGATAAGTTTTATTATGGTATAGGCGGCGTTTTAACCTTTAAAAACAGTAAAAAGCTAGTTGAAATACTACCTAAAATTCCAAAAAATAGACTTATAATAGAAACAGATGGTCCATATCTCACTCCAGAACCACACAGAGGAAGTAGAAATGAACCTGTTTTTACAAACTATGTAGCCAAGAAGATGGCTGATATATTAAATTTAAAAAAAGAAGAAGTTGAGGAGATGACTACAAAAAACGCACAAAAACTATTTAATATTTAA
- the ppnK gene encoding inorganic polyphosphate/ATP-NAD kinase (Pfam match to PF01513.17 NAD_kinase) — MIEIHKNLKAVGISTRNAIDQKDAINTLKKILEKYEVSVLLEHHIAAQLNEVGCSLDEMLKNTNLIISVGGDGNFISTCRKCASSGVFVFGVHTGHLGFLTDVTLSQCDKFFEEFFSGCYEIEKPYMLEAKFKKDDKIMEKLAFNDIVLMRRKIDSTSNIEAFLNSKYFNSYFGDGVIISSAMGSTAYNMSAGGAIIYPLCDVFSLTPVCSHSLTQRPLILPKEFKVEFKSCDDVVVLIDGQDRVDLKHYTSVEVGISDVRVNLIRHKDRDYFEILKQKLRWGHNDK; from the coding sequence ATGATCGAAATTCATAAAAATTTAAAAGCCGTAGGAATATCAACTAGAAACGCAATAGATCAAAAAGACGCGATAAATACGCTAAAAAAAATACTAGAAAAATATGAAGTAAGCGTACTTTTAGAACATCATATAGCAGCCCAGTTAAATGAAGTAGGCTGTAGTTTAGATGAGATGTTAAAAAATACAAATTTAATAATATCAGTAGGCGGCGATGGCAATTTCATCAGTACTTGCAGAAAATGCGCTAGTAGTGGCGTGTTTGTATTTGGCGTGCATACTGGACATCTTGGATTTCTTACTGATGTTACATTAAGTCAGTGTGATAAATTTTTTGAAGAGTTTTTTAGTGGATGTTATGAAATAGAAAAACCATATATGCTTGAAGCTAAATTTAAAAAAGATGATAAGATAATGGAAAAATTAGCTTTCAACGATATAGTTTTGATGCGACGAAAGATCGATTCTACATCTAATATAGAAGCTTTTTTAAACTCAAAATACTTTAATTCGTATTTTGGAGACGGCGTTATAATAAGCTCTGCGATGGGCTCAACTGCTTATAATATGAGCGCAGGTGGTGCGATCATCTATCCGCTTTGCGATGTTTTTAGTCTTACTCCTGTTTGCTCTCATAGCTTAACGCAGCGTCCGCTCATACTTCCAAAAGAGTTTAAGGTAGAATTTAAAAGCTGTGATGATGTTGTAGTTTTGATAGATGGGCAAGATAGGGTGGATTTGAAGCATTATACTAGCGTAGAAGTTGGAATTAGCGATGTTAGGGTAAATCTTATCCGCCATAAAGATAGAGATTATTTTGAAATTTTAAAACAGAAGCTTAGATGGGGGCATAATGATAAGTAG
- the recN gene encoding DNA repair protein RecN (Pfam match to PF13476.2 AAA_23), protein MISRVYIKNYLGFSELELNFGSGLSVFTGVSGAGKSILMGAILSVFGFKDSEAKLIEADVEYDFCADEFGIETTDINTFKLLKDKSTRYFINNQSISKKNLSLIAGSHLKYLSAKEIGEFENSRLISVLDSLASKNDKNFVLNLKNFTTKFDEFALVKKELEKVLEEEKKVDELKEFASFEIQKISSINPKIGEFDELITIKKKLSKKDKIEAAWQKADAIFNYEKAVLDALEISDIDGTFFNDALNELKIARSSVSFDEFDDIDIEEILDRIENLNGLIKRYGSIEEAIDVLNSKKAELAHYEKIEFEKSELESKFKKLHSEVLSLANAVSKARNEQISQFAKILNGYLKELYMDMVSVKLSEKELGNDGIDTVEISLNSSNLKTLSSGEINRLRLAFIASEAKITGFGNGVLILDEIDSNLSGKEAMSIADVLLELAKFYQIFAISHQPQLSSKAHHHFLVEKNAENSFARELDASDRIKELSRMISGEVISEEAKEFAKTLLNI, encoded by the coding sequence ATGATAAGTAGAGTTTATATAAAAAACTATCTTGGATTTAGCGAGCTTGAGCTTAATTTTGGATCTGGACTTAGCGTATTTACCGGAGTTAGTGGAGCTGGAAAGTCGATTTTGATGGGTGCGATTTTATCTGTTTTTGGCTTTAAAGATAGTGAAGCAAAGCTCATAGAAGCCGATGTGGAGTATGATTTTTGTGCAGATGAGTTTGGTATAGAAACTACAGATATAAATACATTTAAATTATTAAAAGACAAAAGCACAAGATATTTTATAAACAATCAGTCGATATCTAAAAAGAACCTTAGTTTGATAGCTGGTTCGCACTTAAAATATCTAAGTGCAAAAGAGATAGGCGAGTTTGAAAATAGCAGACTGATATCTGTTTTAGACAGTTTGGCTAGTAAAAATGATAAAAATTTTGTTCTAAATTTAAAAAACTTTACTACTAAATTTGATGAGTTTGCTCTTGTTAAAAAAGAGTTAGAAAAGGTCTTAGAAGAGGAAAAAAAAGTAGATGAGCTAAAAGAATTTGCTAGTTTTGAGATACAAAAAATATCAAGCATCAATCCAAAAATAGGGGAATTCGACGAGCTTATCACTATTAAAAAAAAGTTAAGTAAAAAAGATAAAATAGAAGCTGCATGGCAAAAAGCGGACGCTATATTTAACTACGAAAAAGCCGTGCTTGATGCGCTTGAGATCAGCGATATCGACGGGACGTTTTTTAATGATGCTTTAAATGAGTTAAAGATCGCTAGAAGTAGTGTGAGTTTTGATGAATTTGATGATATCGATATAGAAGAAATTCTAGATAGAATCGAGAATTTAAACGGACTTATAAAACGCTATGGAAGCATAGAAGAGGCTATAGACGTGTTAAACTCAAAAAAAGCGGAGTTGGCTCATTATGAAAAAATCGAGTTTGAAAAGAGCGAACTTGAGTCTAAATTTAAAAAACTTCATAGCGAAGTGCTAAGCTTAGCAAATGCTGTTTCTAAAGCTAGAAATGAACAAATTTCGCAGTTTGCTAAGATTTTAAATGGATATTTAAAAGAGCTTTATATGGATATGGTGTCTGTAAAATTATCTGAAAAAGAGCTAGGAAATGACGGTATTGATACAGTAGAGATCAGTTTAAATAGTTCAAATTTAAAAACTCTAAGCAGCGGTGAGATCAACCGTTTAAGACTAGCTTTTATAGCAAGTGAAGCTAAAATAACAGGTTTTGGAAACGGAGTTTTGATACTTGATGAGATTGATTCTAATCTTAGTGGAAAAGAGGCTATGAGCATCGCAGATGTTCTTTTAGAACTTGCTAAGTTTTATCAGATATTTGCTATATCTCATCAACCCCAACTCAGCTCAAAAGCACATCATCACTTTTTGGTAGAAAAAAATGCAGAGAATTCATTTGCAAGAGAGTTAGACGCAAGTGATAGGATAAAGGAGCTTTCAAGAATGATAAGTGGTGAAGTTATAAGCGAAGAAGCTAAAGAATTTGCCAAAACTTTGCTTAATATTTAA
- the cbrR gene encoding bile resistance regulator (Pfam matches to PF00990.17 GGDEF, and to PF00072.20 Response_reg, and to PF00072.20 Response_reg) produces the protein MRERVLIVDDNKALARLIAKKMENNVDMDIVVAHTFNEARDIIDDNDDFFIALLDLNLPDAPNGEIVDYIISKNILVIVLTGSIDSATKDIFMNKNIVDYVVKSNMNNIDYIFDSINRLSKNRDYKVMVVDDSTPMRNKIKQILLSQQFKVFAAAHGEEAMSYLADNPDIKLVLTDYNMPVMDGFELMGHIREKYSKNDLSVIAITGEGKDADTGAKFLKNGANDFIVKPFTKEELICRVNNSIESIENIKFMSKLANTDFLSGSHSRRYFYMDMKEYYKNCLDQSFAVAMFDIDDFKKINDKFGYDIGDIVIQKLSSFLMGWVNDGDLVARFGGEKFCVVLKNINFDDALKKTVSIRAKIAASLINIKGFDIKFTVSIGVTNGDFSENIDHIISKADEALYNAKIAGKNRVEII, from the coding sequence ATGAGAGAAAGAGTTTTAATAGTCGATGACAACAAGGCTTTAGCAAGATTAATAGCTAAAAAAATGGAAAACAATGTTGATATGGATATAGTCGTTGCTCATACTTTTAATGAAGCAAGAGATATCATCGATGATAATGATGATTTTTTCATAGCACTTTTGGATCTAAATTTACCAGATGCGCCAAATGGTGAAATAGTGGATTATATAATATCCAAAAATATTCTTGTTATAGTTCTTACTGGAAGTATAGATAGCGCGACAAAAGATATATTTATGAATAAAAATATAGTAGATTACGTCGTGAAAAGTAATATGAATAATATAGATTATATTTTTGATAGTATAAACAGACTTAGTAAAAATAGAGATTATAAAGTTATGGTTGTTGATGATAGTACGCCGATGAGAAATAAAATTAAGCAAATTTTGCTTTCTCAGCAGTTTAAGGTATTTGCCGCAGCTCACGGCGAAGAAGCTATGAGTTATCTAGCTGATAATCCAGATATCAAACTCGTACTAACTGATTATAATATGCCAGTTATGGATGGATTTGAGCTTATGGGTCATATAAGGGAGAAATATTCTAAAAACGATCTAAGCGTTATAGCTATAACAGGAGAAGGAAAAGACGCCGATACAGGAGCAAAATTTCTAAAAAATGGAGCAAATGATTTCATTGTCAAGCCTTTTACTAAAGAGGAGTTGATATGTCGTGTAAATAATAGTATTGAGTCTATCGAAAATATCAAATTTATGTCAAAACTAGCTAATACGGATTTTTTAAGTGGATCTCATAGTAGAAGATATTTTTATATGGATATGAAAGAGTATTATAAAAACTGTTTAGACCAAAGTTTTGCAGTAGCTATGTTTGATATAGATGATTTCAAAAAGATAAATGATAAATTTGGATATGATATAGGAGATATCGTTATACAAAAGCTCTCAAGTTTTTTAATGGGCTGGGTTAATGATGGCGACTTAGTTGCTCGGTTTGGTGGCGAGAAATTCTGTGTAGTTTTGAAAAATATAAATTTTGATGATGCGTTGAAAAAAACAGTATCTATAAGAGCTAAAATCGCTGCTTCTTTGATAAATATAAAAGGTTTTGATATCAAATTTACAGTTTCTATAGGTGTTACGAATGGAGATTTTTCTGAAAATATCGACCATATTATATCAAAAGCCGATGAAGCACTTTATAATGCTAAAATAGCAGGAAAAAATAGGGTAGAAATAATATGA